GGATTCCTTTGTTTCACTCTAGGGTTTTTATCTTTACCAGCAATAGCTTATATAAATGAAGGCTCATCATGGAGAAGTCTCTATCTATGGACTTCGATTCCTACCATTTTCTATAGCCTGTTGTTTCGCTTGTTTGTTCATGAATCTCCCAGATGGCTTTTCGTGCGAGGCCATAAACAAGAAGCCGTGTCGATTCTAAACAGCATTTCATCACCTAAAAACTGTACAATTACATTGAGCTTTTCCAACATTTCTGTAGAACAAGAAACTCAAAATGATGCTCTCACAACTATcaaaattcttttgaaaaaaagttGGTGTCTTCGAAGGTTATTAACAACCATGACATCAAGTCTTGGCATTGGAATGGTGTATTATGGCATGCCATTAAGCCTTGGAAATTTATCATTCAACCTGTACTTAAGCGTCGCCCTTAATGCCTTATCTGAGCTACCTGCAGCACTGGTCACATTCTTGATTGTGGGAAAGGTGGACAGAAAAGTTTCCTTGCTGGCTTTCACAATCTTGAGCTGGATTTGTAATGCAATGTGCGCTGTACTGGGTAAGTCGCAGACGACATTGCAGCTCTGGTTAGAGCTTGTGTCTTTCTTCAGTGCCTGTACTGCATTCAACATCTTGTTGATATTCGCCATAGAGTTGTTCCCCACTTGTGTTCGAAACTCGGCCATTTCACTGGTGAGGCAAGCTGTGGTGCTGGGTGGTGTGTTCAGTCCAGTGGTGGTTGCAGCTGGAAGAAGAAATGCGACTGTTTCGTATGGGATATTTGCCTTGTCGATAGGACTTTGTGGACTGTTTGTGGTTGGTTTACCTGAGACAAGAGGCAAAACAATCTGCGACACCATGGAAGAAGAGGAAAGGAAGCTCAATGCTTCCCTAATTATTTAGTGATCAATGTCTAgtcaatataataaatagttttgTACTGGATGGCTAGATATgttgattgtttgattttgatatgggATACTGAATATTttagccctttttttttttttaacaatatatacatatataccactATATGCCATGTAACTCattcacataataaaaatattataataataatttattttttaaaaatgcttccattaacattatttatacagAGAGATTCTctatttttcatcatctttctAGTAAAGAAATCTCTCTAactctaaaaataattaaagcaagCATATATGATTGAACAGTAAAATCTGTAAAAGAAATTTAGAGAAAGGAATCGTTACCCATTATAAAGAATTCATATAAACACAAGGGAGGaagatatgaaaattattaaatttttttagagaattCATATTTCTTGCAAagatttcataataaaattatccaaattCAAATCGGTCTTGATTCAAAcccttatattttgtgttttcttttttaacaattgaaaatcaaataatgtaaagtaaatttatatttatgacttcatgtgaaatataattttgttgtgatttcatgttgtttatattgtttaatgttgtgatttcatattgttgtattgtttaatattattataatattgtttaatgttttattaatggtaaaaaatacaaaaattcagtTCTGGATAAAAACCAGACGAAGAACAGGTTGGCGACAACACCAACCCTAGCTTTCCGCCAACTTGTTCTTCGTCTGGTTTTTATCTAgaattgattttttgtttttttaaccatcaatacaatattataaccacattaaataatacaagaatatgaaatcacaacattaaacaatctaacaacataaaatcacaacaatattatattttacatataaattctctaaagaaatttgataatttttgtctCTCTTTTCCTTATGTTtaaattgaatcttttataatgattttctctcataagttttattattcaattacatatatcttttttatgaaagaattttttttttttatattgcaaGAGTCCTTCCCTTGTTGGAAGgttaagaaaaaaagagaaatatttttttctttctatatgaattttatcgatagatgtatttttaaaaaatatattattgttgtgatacttttatttaaagtttgagatgaataatatatatgtatacacagttaaaaaaataaaaaatttaatatcccttttgatttaaaaaaaaaagttataattgtTGTGCTATTATTGTATGGGTGTTCTGTTGATCGTGGTTTTGTTGTGTATTGATTTGATTGTAATGGTTTGTTTTGTCCATTTTGCTTATGGATCAGTTCGACCATCCTTGCACAAGGTTGGGGATGGCGGCGGAAATCtactttcaaaagaaaataagtgGCAACTTTATGAAAAGGTAAGAAAGTGGCAGCgaaaagagaggaaaaagaCAAGTTTAGAGGAGCCCAGCAGCGCGGACAACTCCAGCCCACGCACAATTCCCACTTAGACGCACCGGCCAACCAGAAGCGCACAACCCATCTGCGCGCTCATCAGTCCAGCCCGCCGCATGCCACTGTTTCGGCCCGATTTCTTCACACGTCATCGGCAGCTTCAACCTGACTAATGGTCCCCGTAGCGTCAAAATAGTTTGGCCCGCTATAGAGAGATTGCTTTAGTTTGGGAATTTAGAACCCCAAATACGAtttgatgatttaaaatttcataagttaTCTATTTAGTTCTATTGTAACAATTTTAATcgatgtataatatttatatatatcaaacaatttttatgttttattgatGTAATATTTGTTCATGTGTGTTATAGTTTGTTCAATTGATTATCAGGTTTTAATAACCTTCGTAACCAACAATTGATATTCCCACGCCCAACAGTATGGCATAGTAATTTAATCCTATGCCAAAAGCAGCACCACCCATAACCAACAATAACCTTCGTAAAGCCCATTTTCTCTTGAACATTTGCTTCACAAAGAGGAAAAATTGAACTTAATTATGTAATTCTTCCTTAGGAGGCATAAGTGGGATTTTCACTTCCCATAACCAAACCCAACAATCTCCCCTCAACCAGCCCTACGGGGACCCCTCCTCGTCTGAGCCTGAGGATGGATTTTACCATACTGAAGCTTGAAATGGACGTACTATGAACTTGGATGAAATTGTTTAATCCCTAAGCTATGACACCACTTGTCAGGCCATGTTGGACAAATTCAAGTTTTTaagctatcaaaattaattgatgatGAGATGAAATTTTTACTAGTACTTCCACGGCCTCACCTTCGTGTCCCTGGAAGAAAAGCCATATAGGAGATTCGCTGACAAAAGGAAACACTATTACCCAGTACCAGATTCCTGGAATTGAAGTCCAAACGTAAAGGAATTCCAGGAAGAATCTCTATTTATGTAACCCGCAGACCAATCTTAAGCTTGAGTATATCCATAAATATGTGTAGAAGATAGTTATAAAAGCAGTTATAGACATGGCAAggcatgaaagaaaaagaaatttcttaCGATAAGTCACCATGTGTGTCGAGAAAAAGTCCACCCAAGAGGCAAACCATTACAGGCTCTCCACGCTGATACGATTGTGTTGTACGAAGGACCATTCCAAGCCCATTCGCTATTGGAAAGACCACAAATCCAGTGCTTCTGGATCAACGATCAATTAATGGAGTGCTTCACAATGCGTCTCTGAACTCTAATAAAATCGCGGTGAAAATCTAGTACATAATTGAATGGATTTTATACTTTTCACGGCGCAGAAGTTTCTCTTGATCTCTAAATGAACAGAGAGCGAAAGAGAATGATACGTACGAATGTATAGGCACTGTATTCTTGTAAACAGTTAAGCACAGGCGCAATTTGCCAACAACAATGATCAAGAAGGACTTGTATCGACTGGCTACACCCAAAACCTCTCAAACCTTGCTCTGTCATCTCGTCCAGGGAGTTAAATTGTGTTACCTTGGTTTCGGAGAACAGAGGAGTTAATGAATCTTCCACATGATGCTGCAAATTTTCCATGGACGAAATGCCCTCGAGGAGATTCACCAATAAAGGGAAAGACTATCATACAGTACAAGCTTCCTGGATTTGAAGTTCAAACATAAAGGATTTTCCAGGAAGAATGTTTGTCTATGTAAGCAATTGCTGGTAAGGTTAATGTTCCAAAACTAAACAAAGAAAATCCAACGATTCCTACTGGGCCTTGCCATGTTCTTCTTGTCTTCTCCATCAAAAGCAGTCATAGACATGGCAAAACATGAAAGGAAAAAGCAATTTCTTACGACCCATAAAGAAGCATGATGAAGGAGAGCTAGTGAAAATTGAACTAGCACATACCAGGCTCTATGCTGATACGATTGTCGTGTAAAAAGGGCCATCCCAAGTCCATGTGCTACTGGGAAGATTACAGATGTTGGAATTTGATTTGCATGTAGAACTTTTCGTGCACTGCCATGTTGGCTCTGCATCCGTGTAGACGCTAAGAAATGTTGATAAAAGAAGGATTTGCATTAACTGGCTCCTGTCCACCCAAAATCATCCAAGCATGTTTCAACCACCTCAGTCAGCCGAGTTGTTTTCGGAAAGACTGGGGGCGGAAGATTCACTagaaaacaagaataataatttgaatgCAGAAAAATTAACGAAAAGAGAAAATTCATTTGCTAGATGGTCTTTAATGTGGCAACGTCAACTGAGACAtcaattttgattcaaattcaaactaaaaattcttCAATCCAAATTAAGTAAAAAGACAGACAATCAAATTCGATTCAGTTCAGACTGTATGTAACTCTAATAAATTGGATCATGTACTTTAAGAAAGAGACAAAATTTCATTGTTCAGTGTGCGGGGAGGTTTCCTCGgaaattaattatgtaatgatTGTATAAGAATCTGTGTCCTTGATGCATCAAAAGGATAAATATatggtaaattttaaaaagaagatCTAGGGCAACCAAAAGTCTTGATCGATCCAGTTTAACTTTGTTACTTTCTTGGtttttaccaaattaatttaatggatttatatGCCTTTGACCACTACTTTTGCTGCATCAACTTTGAAGTAATCTTCTTTTCGAGAGAAAGACAATTTTATACCACATCGAAATAATGCAATTTGTGACACAAGGTGTAGtgtcacatttatatataaatagaacgTCTTGAAGGGAAGTTTATTTTTCAGTTgacttcattttcatttgtcctaatttaaaagtaaaggtaaattcaaatcaaattaaatttgaataaaattcatCTTAAGTTCTACTAGAATTTACCATGATTAGCTTGAGATCGAgttcaaatcattcaaattataagaggaaaaaaaaatcctaagagaagaagataaattaaaaagaataataaaaatatttgatgagaCGAGTTTCAGTGCAACTATGTTGACATTACAAAGGGGTTCAAGCTAGGGATGCAAACTGAGTCGAGTAACTATTAACTTGATTGATGTCTAGTCAAGctcaaatttgttgttttagCTTGCTAAACTCGCGAATTCAAAGCTCgactaaaaaaaatatcaataaatctcTAAAATCTTTTTTCCTAACTTTTAATATCagagtaattaataaatatataagttttaagttttaaataattgttaaaaattcaagagttaaaaaataattttttgagatgAGTTCAACTCTATAAATCTTATCTTTAGCTTAAGCTAAGAAACTTGGTAGCTTGAGCTCCACCCCTATGCTAACAAACCAATATTCTATTTGGTTCGAATCGATTTGATCACACTCAATGTTCAAGccaaatcaagttcaaattgaaattttttcaatttaaatttggcTTATTCGAATTGAACAATGATTCAAGCTCAACCAGCTTATATCAAATACACCCTCGATTAATAAGAATATTAAAAGAGAGTAGTAGGTCAATCTTATTAGCTCTATCAATCATATAACATAGAGCTAATAGCAAAAGCATAAGCCTCTGACATGTACTAAAATAATACTTCATATATGTTAGCATATAcataataactttttatttgaaaataatgttatatgtatttataatgagtattataatatgttattatgtaattaaatattatttaattatataataatatttaattattaatacttaaattgatatttagtataaatatatataattttagggcCATCATTTGCGTGGTAACATCATCCaaaaattaattaccaaaaaacaaaaatcaccCAAAAATAGACGATATGGTGGTGGTGGAGCCTCCAAAACGATGGTGTAGCGTATTTGTTTTCCAAACAAAAGTAACATAAGACCACACCTCAACCTTCACCAATTAAAGCAGAACAGCAGGCTAGCTTCAAAGATCACCCAGACTGTACATTACAGTACAATACAATACCATCACTTctctaaacaaaaaatatatatatatatttatttattttaagaatataaataatatatattattaaataattttaaatttaaaataaaataatattattatatataaatatatatgtatttatatattcaagcGAGAACACGTTATCCATTCTCTAAATCCTGTCCTATCCTGTCCGACCCTCCACCAAATCACCTGCCGGGCCTCCAACATCTTTGCCACTTTCCCATTTGACCCAACTGCCGGCTCACCTCCTAATGGGTCCCGACTCCCACTCCCTCTCTCTCTTCATTAAAATGAAGTCCACGTGGAGAGTaacatttgattaattgattaaggccaaacgactatttcccacccaaggttgaaaaatcccccctttaactttggaaacaccaaacacccacccatggccggttagatttaaccaaatcctaaaggtggtaggggtaaaatcatcatttttgctataatattaaaaataaactaaaatagaatctaattttgcccccctaaactttaaaaactgaaattttccccccgcctaagttttaaaaaattacaatttcaccctaaaatctccggcgacctctccggctccgttgccgacggctactccctcccgaagcaacctctccttccggcgatctctttcctcccatttggaggtctgaTCGGCACCCGGAGAtgtcgtgggagacgaagaacttcgtcaggaagacgaagtttttcgtcttcccagacgccgtcgtcttcgtctggaaagacgatcgtcttcctagaagaagacctctggaaagacgaagaacttcgtcttcccgacgaagttcttcgtctcccacgatGTCTCCggacgtcgatcggacctccaaatgggaggaaagagatcgtcggaaggagaggttgcttcaggagggagcggccgtcggaaACAGAGCCgaagaggtcgccggagatttcaaaaccaaaccctagggtgaaactgcaattttttaaaacttaggcaggggtaaattttcagtttttaaagtttagggggccaaaaggagataaaattttcaggcgttagggtttggttaaatctaaccggccatgagtgggtatttggtgtttctatagttaaaggggggacttttgagaatacatcaaaccttgggtgggaaatagtcgtttggccattgaTTAATTACTAGCTTATTAGATCATGATTTGCCTAATAAATTagccttaataattttttttaatcctttgtTATATTCAAGACAGAAACAAAATGGGTCGGTCCATTTGCATTGGGAAATGTTTTACTTGGGGCGAGATAAGAACCAAGGTCAAACTATCATACTAGGATTAACTAGTACTTAGGATTCCCAagttaataaatgatttaataatgtaccatttaattttaattacaagtGACCATGCATAGACTTAGATGCAGCCTCACTTATAGAATATTACCCAacaaaatattgttatatatattaaccTTAATTAGACCATAAATTACATTTCACTAGTAATTACACTTATCATATACTTAATTGTATCATTAAGATAAACTTTATCTTATCCAAAAGGTCAATCTTTGAATCATAATATAGTATTTCATATTGTCGTAAAAGTTTATTGTTGATGCATttcattattgaaattaaaataaaattacattcttTAACGATCAATACATacaaatgtataaatatttatatattatcatttaatgaagtattattttatttttaatttaaaattattcaataatatgatgatatgttaacatttatatttatatttattttcatttttaatgtatgaaatattattatataggaTAATTAACTCTCTttacattaatattattattaatgaatgaatcattattatataatatgataaattttataatatggtactatatttattaataatttatataaataataaatattattttatttttaatttaaaattatttaattaaatattatattatttatatattttttggtattCATTGATATTGTATGAAGTATTATTATGTATGAAATAATCAGGGTTTAAGTTGGGAGGTGTGTAATActatcttattattaaaaaaaaattatcataattaagaaATGTTAATGGTAAGATAAGAAAGATGATAAACAAAGATAATGCAAATGGAGAGTGAGAATAGAATTAAAAACATAACGACAAGAGAGAGGAGtctaaaaaagtaaaagaagaataaataaagCAATGGACAGCCCACCATGCGAGACTCTATTATATATTACCATTCTCTGCCGTTGGACAGATAAGCTGTCCCTTTTGTCTTCTcgatctctctttctcttctaagTTAGCCAAGCTCTTACTCTCTTCTTTGCCCCTTCTTCATACTCACATATATTCCACCTTCTCTTCTCTCATTCCATTCATTAATCATGGGTTCTAGAGCTCGGAGGAAGCAGcaccagcagcagcagcagcaaagATGGTGCACAGTACAAACTTTAACGCCATTGTGGGAAGGTCCCGACCCTGAAATGCAAGAAGAAGCAAATAAGAAAGAAAGCTCTTGGGAAGTCATTCGAGAATGGTTTCGCATGCAGAAAGGCATTTCATCAGCcaacaataacaataatcttTCGATGTCACTATGTAGTACTAATATTCCTCCTAAACGCCAAGATTTAAGGCTTTTGCTTGGTGTTTTGGGCTGTCCTTTAGCCCCTATTCCTATTGTGAATCACCCAACTCATCACATTCATATCAAGGACATCCCCATTGTAAGTTTGCAGTTCtataattagttaattataaCTTGCTAGCTTCTGTTTTCGTTATCCTGACTTTGTTTGGTACCCTTTTACAGGAAACTTCGAGTGCACATTACATCATACAACAATATTTGGCAGCAACGGGATGCTTAAAGCTACAAAAGTGTGCCAAAAACATGTATGCAACAGGAACAGTGAAAATGATTTGTTGTGAAACAGAGATTTCTTCAGGAAAGAATGTGAAATGCTTGGGAACAAGAAGTGGGGAAAGTGGGTGCTTCGTTCTTTGGAAAATGTCACCAGGCATGTGGTCTCTTGAGCTGGTCGCCGGAGCCAACAAAGTCATCGCCGGTAGCGACGCTAAAACTGTCTGGCGACACACCTCTTGGCTTGGAACTCATGCAGCCAAGGGCCCCCAACGCCCCCTACGTCGCATAATCCAGGTACCATCAAAAAACTAAAACCTTAATCATACAATAAAGAGCTCAAACATTGATTAAAGTACATAGAgaactatatttatttatgtaataatgGGAGAATGAGAAGGAGATAGAGTCGAAAACTTTAAGCAAGTAAAGGCATAATTTGTGTTATCTCAATAAAGAAGCAAAGGGCAACccaaatattcaaataacttTAGTGCGAAACAAAGATAGAAATCAGATAGATGAACAAATTCACAATCCGAATCCCAAGAACTTGCTGACAATGAAAGAGAAATTGTCCCATGCTTTACCCAGCACaaatatatttctattttcAACAAATGCAACTGATTGCTCACTGAAGTAGGGTTTCATTCCACGTGATTTTCTTTCTGATGTCATCTGTGATCACATTCATACAATCTTACGAATCTTCTTGGGATTGGAGCTTATCCTTtgattgctttttctttttttctattttgttttttcactttAGTGTTGAGTTTATTGCATTATTGCCCTCACTTTTCTTGGCTTTCATGTTTCACATCTTTAAAGTAAAATATCTCGGCGGACTTGATCCCCATCTTTCatcttttgttaatttgaagTTTCCCATTTCTTTATTGTCTTCATAATCAATTGGTTCGATCAGGGGCTGGATCCAAAGACCACAGCCAGCTTATTTGCAAAAGCACAATGCTTAGGAGAGAAACGAATAGGAGATGATGAATGCTTCGTATTGAAAGTGGCAGCCGATCGTGAAGCCGTGGTAGAAAGAAGTGAGGGTCCAGCCGAGGTGATTAGGCACGTACTATACGGCTATTTTTGCCAAAGGAGTGGCCTATTAATATACCTCGAGGACTCGCACCTCACTAGGGTTTCTACCCCGGATAAAAATGGGGATATTATTTATTGGGAGACTACCATTGGTAGTAGTATAGGTGACTATCGAGACATAGACGGCGTACTAATTGCCCATCAAGGGCGGTCGATCGCCACAGTATTCCGGTTCGGAGAGTTGTCGATGCAACATAGTAGAACAAGAATGGAAGAAATTTGGCGAATTGATGATGTTGTATTCAATGTGCCAGGGCTTTCTATGGATCATTTCATACCGCCGGCTGATCTCCTTGataatgaaaattgaaatttcttggttattaatattaattaactttcttttgggtttttgggattctaatttcaaaaatattggAGGGTTTATGGTGTATTAATATTTTGCTAGTGTAACATGTAGTTGGTTTACAGTCATTATAAGAGAATGGCATTCGGGCTTGGTTCAAAATAATGGATTTATCGATCTATTTACTTGTTCTTACTAAATTTCtaatgagaaaagaaattgtagaTTTATGTAACcatgttttcttttaatgtttgaGTTGCAAATTGAAACACTTACTAAACTTTATAAtctttgaaaattgataaacttTATGATATCGGGTCATATTAAAATAAGGCCTTACCAGTGTCACTGCATTGAATCTGCCTCATCGGGCAATTCTTTTATTGtctgataattattttttttaccaatctttttttttttttttaaactattctACTTACTTCTTCTCTGGCATATTAAACAGATAACTCAAATAAGCTAAAATCAATCTCAAACTAATAGTTTTGGATTTGAGTCGCATTCAAGCAAACCTTAATTAAGCTCAACTTAACTCAAATAAACCCTTAATAGAAATGAAGGAACACAAAGCCCT
The genomic region above belongs to Mangifera indica cultivar Alphonso chromosome 15, CATAS_Mindica_2.1, whole genome shotgun sequence and contains:
- the LOC123197616 gene encoding uncharacterized protein LOC123197616 — encoded protein: MGSRARRKQHQQQQQQRWCTVQTLTPLWEGPDPEMQEEANKKESSWEVIREWFRMQKGISSANNNNNLSMSLCSTNIPPKRQDLRLLLGVLGCPLAPIPIVNHPTHHIHIKDIPIETSSAHYIIQQYLAATGCLKLQKCAKNMYATGTVKMICCETEISSGKNVKCLGTRSGESGCFVLWKMSPGMWSLELVAGANKVIAGSDAKTVWRHTSWLGTHAAKGPQRPLRRIIQGLDPKTTASLFAKAQCLGEKRIGDDECFVLKVAADREAVVERSEGPAEVIRHVLYGYFCQRSGLLIYLEDSHLTRVSTPDKNGDIIYWETTIGSSIGDYRDIDGVLIAHQGRSIATVFRFGELSMQHSRTRMEEIWRIDDVVFNVPGLSMDHFIPPADLLDNEN
- the LOC123197257 gene encoding organic cation/carnitine transporter 3-like, producing MADSTPFLSRSNSIESKRPPSLDEAIEERIGEFGWAQFLQALFVSLAWTFDAQQTFISVFTDVEPKWHCVNDSCNSSSNICKFPKFSWSWDLPPNSSIVSEWGLECANSLVRGLPASSFFMGCLVGGLLLTSMADSSLGRKNMIFLSCLAMSVSALLTASSANIWIYSAWRFACGIGRASIGTSALVLSTELVGKRWRGQVGTLGFLCFTLGFLSLPAIAYINEGSSWRSLYLWTSIPTIFYSLLFRLFVHESPRWLFVRGHKQEAVSILNSISSPKNCTITLSFSNISVEQETQNDALTTIKILLKKSWCLRRLLTTMTSSLGIGMVYYGMPLSLGNLSFNLYLSVALNALSELPAALVTFLIVGKVDRKVSLLAFTILSWICNAMCAVLGKSQTTLQLWLELVSFFSACTAFNILLIFAIELFPTCVRNSAISLVRQAVVLGGVFSPVVVAAGRRNATVSYGIFALSIGLCGLFVVGLPETRGKTICDTMEEEERKLNASLII